A genomic window from Desulfonatronovibrio magnus includes:
- a CDS encoding bifunctional ADP-dependent NAD(P)H-hydrate dehydratase/NAD(P)H-hydrate epimerase: MYLPLPTPGEMGAWDRMAMNEVGILPEILMENASREALNVIKFRFNSFKGGSALVFAGSGNNGGDAFALARHLWNHDVKVMILHSKRLKEYQGAAGYHLSLVKTLNIPLMYLHEYNLDFLKDVDIIVDGLLGTGFSGELRQDYVDWIKAINKLGCKSYVISLDIPSGINGITGKPNPVAVKADDTITFEEAKLGLLQADAREFTGCLSVGKIGIPKKIKRDNPPQHFGMTVQVLEQLAFPKKTMHKGHGGHVLIIGGSSGMSGAALLSALGALRSGAGLVTIACPAGLTGDIRSCWPEIMLLPLGNAKSWSQELMDELTPELHRFTSIVIGPGMGRDESTRDFIRSFARQTANKIIFDADALFLLASDQELIKTLPDKKNAVFTPHPGEMARFFNVPASDINLDRTKFAREFVQKFQVNLVLKGAGTIIASPDSPFYVSPFAAPNLAVGGSGDVLAGVIASLMGQQLSPVDACNIGVYWHGLAGKELEKKYPLRGNLAREIADYLPAVLAKVRENENKTCLTD, encoded by the coding sequence ATGTATCTGCCTTTGCCTACGCCCGGCGAGATGGGCGCATGGGACAGAATGGCCATGAATGAAGTGGGCATTCTTCCTGAAATACTAATGGAAAATGCCAGCCGTGAGGCCTTGAACGTAATTAAATTTCGATTTAACAGCTTCAAAGGAGGCTCAGCTCTGGTTTTTGCAGGGTCTGGCAACAATGGCGGTGATGCCTTTGCTTTGGCCAGACACCTCTGGAATCATGATGTCAAGGTTATGATTCTTCATTCCAAAAGGCTTAAGGAGTACCAGGGGGCAGCGGGGTACCATCTATCCCTGGTCAAAACTCTTAACATTCCCCTCATGTACCTGCACGAGTACAATCTGGATTTTTTAAAAGACGTTGACATTATCGTTGATGGTCTTTTGGGTACCGGATTCAGCGGAGAGTTGCGCCAGGACTATGTGGACTGGATTAAAGCCATTAACAAGCTCGGTTGCAAAAGCTATGTTATTTCACTTGACATTCCGTCCGGCATAAACGGCATTACCGGCAAGCCTAACCCGGTAGCAGTCAAAGCTGACGATACCATTACTTTTGAAGAAGCCAAGCTGGGACTGCTTCAAGCTGATGCCAGAGAATTTACCGGATGTCTGTCAGTTGGAAAAATCGGAATACCCAAAAAAATCAAGCGCGACAATCCTCCTCAGCACTTTGGCATGACCGTGCAGGTTCTGGAACAGCTGGCCTTCCCCAAAAAGACCATGCACAAGGGCCATGGCGGACATGTTCTAATAATTGGTGGCTCATCAGGAATGTCAGGAGCTGCACTGCTCAGTGCCCTTGGAGCTCTACGTTCAGGTGCAGGACTGGTTACCATTGCCTGCCCCGCAGGATTGACCGGAGACATCCGATCCTGCTGGCCGGAAATAATGCTTTTACCTCTTGGCAATGCTAAATCATGGAGCCAGGAACTTATGGACGAACTTACCCCTGAGCTTCACCGTTTTACATCAATTGTAATCGGACCCGGTATGGGAAGAGATGAATCAACCCGAGATTTTATCAGATCTTTTGCACGCCAGACTGCCAATAAAATTATTTTTGATGCTGATGCTCTATTTCTTTTAGCATCTGATCAAGAACTGATAAAAACTTTGCCCGATAAAAAAAATGCTGTCTTTACACCTCATCCAGGCGAGATGGCCAGATTTTTCAACGTGCCTGCTTCAGATATCAATCTGGACCGCACAAAATTTGCCAGAGAATTTGTACAGAAATTTCAGGTAAACCTTGTACTCAAAGGAGCAGGAACAATCATTGCCAGCCCGGATTCACCTTTTTATGTGTCTCCATTTGCAGCTCCAAACCTCGCAGTCGGAGGATCAGGCGATGTCCTTGCAGGTGTCATAGCCAGCCTTATGGGCCAGCAACTTTCTCCTGTTGATGCCTGCAATATTGGAGTATACTGGCACGGCCTTGCAGGTAAGGAGCTTGAAAAAAAATATCCCCTTAGAGGGAATCTGGCCAGAGAAATTGCAGATTATCTGCCTGCAGTGCTGGCAAAAGTCCGCGAAAACGAAAACAAGACTTGCCTCACAGACTGA
- a CDS encoding CBS domain-containing protein, with translation MITAQDIMTPDPITLTPETEIPEAATLLLEKNINGIPVVDKDNQLIGIICQSDLVSLQRKFPLPSIFTVLDSLFPLSSTTKLEREIKKIAAAKVEDAMTTKPKSVLKDTTLEELAEIMVVRKYHTLPVVEDGKLIGVVGKADVLKTLMKQE, from the coding sequence ATGATAACAGCTCAGGATATAATGACCCCTGACCCCATCACGCTGACCCCTGAAACAGAAATCCCTGAAGCCGCAACCCTGCTGCTGGAAAAAAATATCAACGGCATTCCAGTTGTGGATAAGGATAACCAACTCATTGGAATAATCTGTCAAAGCGATCTGGTGTCATTGCAGCGCAAGTTCCCTCTTCCCTCAATCTTTACTGTTCTTGACAGCCTGTTTCCATTGTCATCCACCACAAAACTGGAAAGAGAAATAAAAAAAATTGCAGCTGCCAAGGTTGAAGATGCCATGACAACCAAACCCAAGTCTGTCTTAAAGGACACTACGCTTGAAGAACTGGCTGAGATTATGGTTGTTCGTAAATACCATACTTTACCAGTGGTGGAGGACGGAAAACTGATTGGGGTGGTAGGCAAGGCTGATGTTCTGAAAACTCTTATGAAACAGGAATAA
- the tsaE gene encoding tRNA (adenosine(37)-N6)-threonylcarbamoyltransferase complex ATPase subunit type 1 TsaE, producing MTGRSFLLSDESATIRLGLSIGSTMLQHGLFPPVLLKGPLGAGKTCIAKGIVKSLPGSKDAEVSSPSFNILNIYPTKPPTAHFDLYRLEGAYLDPESEDIILSNKMLVLIEWSEYLPPEIVFKDALNIIFRSLDPGRTVVIESTSPLVSYIESLTG from the coding sequence TTGACTGGTAGATCATTTCTGCTTTCAGACGAATCTGCAACCATAAGGCTTGGCCTGTCTATAGGCTCCACAATGCTTCAGCACGGGCTTTTTCCGCCTGTTCTCCTCAAAGGACCTTTGGGAGCGGGAAAAACCTGTATTGCAAAAGGAATTGTGAAAAGTTTACCCGGCAGCAAGGATGCCGAAGTCAGCAGTCCCAGTTTTAATATTCTGAATATTTATCCCACTAAGCCCCCAACAGCTCATTTTGACCTTTACCGCTTAGAAGGAGCATATCTCGATCCGGAAAGCGAGGATATCATACTGAGCAATAAAATGCTTGTGCTTATTGAGTGGAGCGAATATTTACCACCGGAAATTGTCTTCAAAGATGCATTGAATATAATTTTCAGATCATTGGACCCTGGCAGAACGGTAGTTATTGAAAGCACCAGTCCGCTTGTTTCATATATTGAAAGCTTGACAGGTTGA
- a CDS encoding aspartate kinase: MRILVQKYGGTSVADYECMSQVRDKVLGNLDKGYKVIVVLSAMSGETNRLIELASKWSKRPDPCEMDVLLSTGEQTSIALFTMMLKDYGIKARSFLGFQIPIQTDKSFGKARILDIDKDRVEEILEKYDVLVVAGFQGCDCEQRITTLGRGGSDTSAVAMAAALDAEVCEIYTDVDGVYTTDPNICPQARKINKIAYDEMLEMASMGAKVLQIRSVEFAKKYNVPIHVRSTFSAEQGTLVVQEDISMESAMVSGVAYDKDQARITLVDVYDEPGVAAKIFEPISAANIVVDMIVQNPSREGKTDMTFTVPKSNIEETLNILKRKNEDIGARAILHDADVAKVSVIGVGMRNHSGVAAIAFSALKNENINIMIISTSEIKISCLIEEKYTELAVRTLHEAFGLDQEPPKQVC, translated from the coding sequence ATGCGAATTTTGGTCCAGAAATACGGTGGAACATCAGTTGCTGATTACGAATGCATGAGTCAGGTCAGGGACAAGGTCCTTGGAAACCTGGATAAAGGATACAAGGTTATTGTTGTCCTCTCAGCCATGTCCGGAGAAACCAACCGGCTTATCGAACTGGCCTCAAAATGGTCTAAAAGGCCTGACCCATGCGAGATGGATGTTTTATTATCCACAGGCGAACAGACTTCCATTGCCTTGTTTACCATGATGCTCAAGGATTATGGGATTAAGGCCAGGTCTTTTCTGGGTTTTCAAATCCCTATTCAGACTGATAAAAGCTTTGGTAAAGCCCGTATTCTGGATATAGACAAGGATCGGGTGGAAGAAATACTTGAGAAGTATGATGTTCTTGTGGTTGCAGGTTTTCAGGGGTGTGACTGTGAGCAGCGCATAACCACTCTCGGCCGTGGAGGGTCTGACACGTCTGCTGTTGCCATGGCCGCAGCCTTGGATGCAGAGGTCTGTGAAATTTATACTGATGTTGACGGCGTCTACACTACTGATCCAAATATTTGCCCCCAGGCTAGAAAGATCAATAAAATCGCTTATGATGAGATGCTTGAGATGGCCAGCATGGGAGCTAAAGTGCTTCAAATCAGATCAGTGGAATTCGCTAAAAAATATAACGTTCCCATTCATGTTCGCTCCACTTTTTCAGCTGAGCAGGGAACACTGGTAGTTCAGGAGGATATAAGCATGGAATCAGCAATGGTATCGGGTGTGGCATACGATAAAGATCAGGCCAGAATTACTCTGGTTGATGTCTATGATGAACCAGGCGTGGCGGCCAAAATTTTTGAACCAATATCTGCAGCTAATATTGTTGTGGATATGATTGTTCAGAACCCCAGTCGTGAAGGCAAGACTGACATGACCTTTACCGTTCCCAAAAGCAATATTGAAGAAACCCTGAACATTCTAAAGCGTAAAAATGAAGATATTGGCGCAAGAGCCATCCTGCATGATGCAGATGTAGCCAAGGTTTCAGTCATTGGTGTAGGTATGCGCAACCATTCAGGAGTTGCTGCCATTGCGTTTTCCGCATTGAAAAACGAGAATATAAATATCATGATTATCAGCACTTCAGAAATTAAGATTTCCTGTCTGATAGAAGAAAAATATACAGAACTCGCAGTAAGAACTCTCCATGAAGCCTTCGGGCTCGACCAGGAGCCACCCAAACAGGTCTGCTGA
- the cimA gene encoding citramalate synthase — translation MNKIQIYDTTLRDGSQAEDVHFSTEDKIRIACKLDELAVHYIEGGWPASNPTDQKFFREIRNYALKNSKITAFGSTHPAKRTPESDPNLQSLIAAETDVLTIFGKTWDVHVHDALRTTLERNLELIYNSLAYLKPKVKELFFDAEHFFDGFKANKEYALSCLRKALEGGAQMVILCDTNGGTTPMEIKEIIDTVKAEIPDIPFGIHTHNDSELAVANALIAVDLGARQVQGTINGYGERCGNANLCSIIPNLQLKMGMECIPQQNLSILTSVAHYVAEIANLGAFHRQPYVGRSAFAHKGGIHVSAVQRNARTYEHIVPELVGNKQRILLSDLAGQSNILFKAKRYGFHLDKDDPFVLDLLSKLKNLESQGYEYSAAEASFELLLNRTLGRARKYFSLDSYRVLESKRGREEEPISEATVMVRVGGMMEHTAANGKGPVNALDNSLRKALERFYPSLSEMHLVDFKVRVFSINDTGDFAGTASRVKVLIESADKISQWVTVGVSFNIIEASRQALEDSLNYKLFKDDQAKLTKAIKDAEKG, via the coding sequence ATGAACAAAATACAGATATATGATACTACTTTAAGAGACGGTTCCCAGGCTGAAGACGTTCACTTTTCTACTGAGGACAAAATAAGAATCGCCTGCAAGCTGGATGAACTGGCTGTGCACTACATTGAAGGGGGGTGGCCCGCTTCAAATCCCACTGACCAGAAATTTTTCAGGGAGATCAGAAACTACGCCCTGAAAAATTCCAAAATTACTGCTTTTGGCAGTACCCATCCAGCTAAGCGCACTCCTGAAAGTGACCCCAACCTGCAGTCATTAATTGCTGCAGAAACTGATGTATTAACAATTTTTGGAAAAACCTGGGACGTGCATGTTCATGATGCTCTCCGAACCACCTTAGAAAGAAATCTGGAGCTGATATACAATTCCCTTGCTTATCTTAAGCCCAAGGTTAAAGAACTTTTCTTTGACGCAGAACACTTTTTTGATGGGTTCAAGGCCAACAAAGAATATGCCTTGAGCTGTCTGCGCAAGGCACTGGAAGGTGGAGCCCAGATGGTTATCCTGTGCGATACCAACGGTGGCACCACGCCCATGGAGATTAAGGAAATAATAGATACAGTCAAGGCCGAGATCCCTGATATTCCTTTTGGCATTCATACCCACAACGATTCTGAGCTTGCAGTAGCCAACGCTCTTATTGCTGTGGACCTTGGTGCCAGACAGGTTCAGGGAACCATCAACGGCTATGGAGAAAGATGCGGCAATGCCAACCTGTGTTCCATTATTCCCAATCTGCAGCTGAAAATGGGCATGGAGTGCATTCCTCAGCAAAATCTAAGTATTCTTACCTCAGTGGCACACTATGTTGCTGAGATTGCCAACCTGGGCGCTTTTCATCGTCAACCTTACGTTGGAAGGTCTGCATTTGCCCATAAAGGCGGCATCCATGTCAGTGCTGTGCAGCGAAATGCCAGAACTTACGAACATATTGTTCCGGAACTGGTAGGCAACAAACAGCGCATCCTTTTGTCCGATCTGGCCGGACAGAGCAATATTTTATTCAAAGCCAAACGATATGGATTTCACTTGGACAAAGATGATCCTTTTGTTCTGGATCTGCTCTCCAAGCTGAAAAACCTTGAAAGCCAGGGCTATGAGTATTCAGCAGCAGAAGCTTCCTTTGAACTCCTGCTCAATAGAACTCTGGGCCGTGCCAGGAAATACTTTTCCTTAGACTCATACCGGGTTCTGGAGTCCAAAAGAGGACGCGAGGAAGAACCAATTTCTGAGGCTACTGTCATGGTCCGTGTGGGCGGCATGATGGAGCATACTGCTGCCAACGGAAAAGGTCCGGTTAATGCGTTGGACAACTCACTGCGCAAGGCATTGGAACGTTTCTATCCCTCATTGTCTGAAATGCATCTTGTGGATTTCAAGGTTCGAGTTTTTTCCATTAACGATACTGGAGATTTTGCCGGCACAGCATCCAGAGTAAAGGTGCTCATTGAGTCTGCGGACAAAATCAGCCAGTGGGTTACTGTGGGAGTTTCCTTTAATATTATTGAGGCCAGTCGCCAGGCCCTTGAAGACTCCCTTAACTACAAACTTTTCAAGGACGATCAGGCCAAACTGACCAAAGCCATCAAAGATGCCGAAAAAGGTTAG
- a CDS encoding replication-associated recombination protein A — MHKPLAEQLRPQTMEDFVGQDHLKTRIRAMISSQRLPSILFFGPPGCGKSTLAMIIARGQGKDFIRVSAPEIGLAELRKKIASTQVLILDELHRFSKAQQDFFLPLLETGEIILLGTTTENPSFSVTRQLLSRMNVLRLRSLTRDELLSIARRSGEVIDSRMPEKSLEMLATLAGGDARSFLNLLEYVRGLDQKELEPDRLKMALPEAVIRGDRAGDSHYELASALIKSIRGSDPDAALYYLACLLESGEDPRFVCRRLILSASEDIGLAEPMALPMAVSCQHAVEFVGMPEGFIPLAETVVYLALAPKSNSSYAGYLTAQKEIRLNGAKPVPLHLRNPSTSLHKEWGYGQGYKYPHAFPDAWADQDYLPSDIKGKKFYHPKQQGYEPKLLAWLKKRKKV, encoded by the coding sequence ATGCACAAGCCCTTAGCTGAACAGCTCCGGCCTCAAACCATGGAAGATTTTGTTGGCCAGGATCATCTCAAAACAAGAATCAGGGCCATGATCAGCAGCCAGCGACTGCCCAGCATTCTTTTTTTTGGTCCACCCGGATGTGGAAAATCCACGCTGGCCATGATTATTGCCCGTGGCCAGGGCAAGGACTTTATCAGAGTGAGCGCCCCTGAAATTGGTCTTGCCGAACTTAGAAAAAAGATTGCTTCCACCCAGGTTCTGATACTTGATGAATTGCATCGCTTTTCCAAAGCCCAGCAGGATTTTTTTCTGCCACTTCTGGAAACAGGCGAAATAATTCTCCTGGGCACTACTACTGAAAATCCTTCCTTCAGCGTTACCCGCCAGCTTTTATCAAGAATGAATGTTTTGAGGCTAAGGTCATTAACCAGGGATGAGCTTCTAAGTATTGCCCGCCGCTCTGGAGAAGTAATTGATTCAAGAATGCCTGAAAAAAGCTTAGAAATGCTGGCCACTCTCGCTGGAGGAGATGCCAGAAGTTTTTTGAATCTTCTGGAGTATGTTCGCGGACTTGATCAGAAGGAACTTGAACCGGACAGGCTTAAAATGGCTCTTCCTGAAGCGGTCATTCGCGGGGATCGAGCAGGTGATTCTCATTATGAACTGGCTTCAGCCCTGATTAAATCCATAAGAGGCAGTGATCCTGACGCAGCTTTGTATTATCTGGCCTGCCTGCTGGAATCTGGGGAAGATCCACGTTTTGTCTGTCGCAGGCTGATTCTTTCTGCTTCTGAAGATATTGGTCTGGCTGAACCAATGGCCCTGCCCATGGCTGTTTCATGTCAGCATGCTGTGGAGTTTGTAGGTATGCCGGAAGGTTTTATCCCCCTTGCAGAAACAGTGGTCTACTTAGCTCTTGCTCCAAAGTCCAATTCTTCATATGCTGGCTATCTCACCGCACAAAAAGAGATACGCCTCAATGGAGCTAAGCCGGTACCTCTGCACCTGCGCAATCCATCCACCAGCCTGCACAAAGAGTGGGGCTACGGTCAGGGATACAAATATCCCCATGCCTTTCCCGATGCCTGGGCAGACCAGGACTATCTTCCGTCTGACATCAAAGGCAAAAAATTCTATCATCCCAAACAACAGGGTTACGAACCTAAACTGCTGGCCTGGCTAAAAAAAAGAAAGAAAGTCTGA
- the radA gene encoding DNA repair protein RadA, which produces MKSKSVYICSFCSAQSPRWQGQCPRCGEWNSLESRNLEQVKSTSLSSRDNHPQDIKEVSTDSADFLNTAMPEFDDLLGGGVVPGSVILVGGEPGIGKSTLLLQLCAAMAQKGHGALYVSGEESLPQIRSRAERLELLDSGIKVIATNALEDIQICFEQARRVGLIIVDSVQTVASAQLDSIPGTPSQIRSVTSKLIQRAKDTGTCVILVGHVTKEGQIAGPKLLEHMVDTVLYLEGDKEHLFRILRVVKNRFGPANELVMFEMTSSGLSSVQDPSTFFLQARDPELSGSSIVMAVDGQKPFAVEVQALAGASFLAIPRRTALGFDINRLHLLLAVMEKKLGINLAQSDIYAKIGGGLRLTDPGMDLGLVASVLSSFHNVSLPERSVFWGEVDLNGQIRPVLGHDLRMKQAGKLGYKPIVCPRSGQSSAGLGTIMELSEVLMTADSSAQQSADR; this is translated from the coding sequence ATGAAGTCCAAAAGCGTATATATCTGTTCATTCTGCAGTGCCCAGTCTCCGCGCTGGCAGGGGCAATGCCCCCGTTGCGGTGAATGGAACAGTTTAGAATCGCGCAATCTGGAACAGGTCAAATCCACATCACTGTCTTCAAGAGACAATCATCCCCAGGACATAAAAGAAGTCAGTACTGATTCAGCAGATTTTTTAAACACTGCCATGCCGGAGTTTGATGATCTTCTGGGAGGTGGAGTGGTACCTGGTTCGGTCATCCTGGTGGGTGGCGAGCCAGGAATCGGAAAATCCACCCTGCTGCTTCAACTCTGCGCTGCTATGGCCCAGAAGGGTCATGGAGCGCTTTATGTAAGCGGTGAAGAATCGCTTCCCCAGATTAGATCCAGAGCAGAAAGGCTTGAACTGTTGGACAGCGGTATAAAGGTCATTGCCACCAACGCCTTAGAGGATATTCAGATCTGCTTTGAACAGGCGAGACGAGTTGGATTGATTATTGTAGATTCAGTCCAGACCGTTGCTTCTGCACAGCTTGATTCAATTCCAGGCACACCATCCCAGATTCGCTCAGTGACCTCCAAGCTTATTCAAAGGGCCAAAGATACCGGAACCTGTGTTATACTGGTGGGGCATGTCACAAAAGAAGGACAGATAGCCGGACCCAAGCTTCTGGAGCATATGGTTGATACAGTGCTTTATCTCGAAGGGGATAAAGAGCATCTCTTTCGGATATTAAGGGTGGTGAAAAACAGGTTTGGTCCGGCTAATGAACTGGTCATGTTTGAGATGACCAGTTCCGGACTAAGCAGTGTACAGGATCCTTCCACCTTTTTTCTCCAGGCCCGTGACCCTGAATTGAGCGGATCTTCCATTGTCATGGCTGTGGATGGACAAAAACCATTTGCAGTGGAGGTGCAGGCTCTGGCAGGAGCCAGTTTTCTGGCCATACCAAGGAGGACCGCTTTGGGTTTTGATATCAATCGACTCCACCTGCTCCTGGCAGTCATGGAAAAAAAGCTTGGTATCAATCTGGCTCAATCTGATATCTATGCAAAAATTGGCGGAGGCTTGAGGCTGACAGATCCGGGCATGGATCTTGGTCTGGTGGCTTCTGTTCTGTCGTCATTTCATAATGTAAGTCTTCCTGAACGTTCGGTATTCTGGGGAGAGGTGGATCTCAACGGTCAGATCAGGCCTGTTCTCGGGCATGACCTGCGTATGAAGCAGGCTGGAAAACTGGGTTACAAACCAATAGTCTGCCCCAGGTCAGGTCAATCCTCAGCAGGTCTTGGTACTATAATGGAATTAAGTGAAGTACTTATGACTGCAGACAGTTCAGCTCAGCAATCTGCAGATAGATAG
- a CDS encoding DUF3426 domain-containing protein has product MIVQCPNCSTKYNFDESKFKDEIKVRCTRCEHVFKLSALNEDDDFLSDLSDEYSDDFSMGESASEESQAPDEPEWDPDDMNVDIAPAAPMPRRKKIMAAVMGATALVVLGLLLFVVAPRFSGLSIPFLAPEDEQDEVQRQTEFTEEDVRDISLENIRQYFVTNDKIGQLFVIEGQAVNNFQEPKSMIKLRASLYDAQGNVVVEKEFLCGNVASLFQLQVSNREELESTLQARLGVLTTNKHVDPGSYTPFMVVFYDPPENVQEFGLEVIEAHNPAL; this is encoded by the coding sequence ATGATAGTCCAATGCCCCAATTGTTCCACCAAGTATAATTTTGATGAGTCCAAGTTCAAGGATGAAATTAAAGTCAGGTGTACCAGGTGTGAGCACGTATTCAAGCTCTCTGCTTTGAATGAAGATGATGATTTTCTAAGCGACCTTTCTGATGAATATTCTGATGATTTTTCCATGGGTGAGTCAGCTTCAGAAGAGAGTCAGGCTCCAGATGAACCAGAGTGGGACCCTGATGATATGAATGTTGACATTGCTCCTGCTGCTCCCATGCCAAGACGCAAGAAAATCATGGCAGCAGTTATGGGGGCAACTGCTCTCGTTGTGCTTGGCTTGTTACTCTTTGTTGTGGCTCCGAGGTTCAGTGGCCTCAGTATTCCTTTTCTTGCTCCAGAAGACGAACAAGATGAGGTTCAACGGCAGACCGAGTTCACTGAAGAAGATGTTAGAGATATCTCTCTGGAAAATATTCGTCAATACTTTGTCACCAATGACAAAATTGGGCAATTGTTTGTGATTGAAGGTCAGGCTGTTAATAACTTTCAGGAACCAAAATCCATGATCAAGCTCCGGGCCTCTCTTTATGATGCCCAGGGTAATGTTGTTGTGGAAAAGGAGTTTCTCTGCGGTAACGTGGCCTCATTATTCCAGCTTCAAGTTTCTAATCGGGAGGAACTGGAATCAACTCTTCAGGCCAGGCTGGGAGTACTGACCACTAACAAGCATGTTGATCCGGGCAGTTACACCCCATTTATGGTGGTATTTTATGATCCACCGGAAAATGTACAGGAATTCGGACTTGAAGTTATTGAAGCTCATAATCCTGCCTTGTAG
- the hpt gene encoding hypoxanthine phosphoribosyltransferase gives MKLIERISSKEIQQRVAEMGAEISLNYKDKPLITVCVLKGAFIFYADLLRSMTIDPEMDFLRMSSYGDGTQSSGKVQFSKDMELSVLNKHVLIIEDIVDTGLSIHYLSQVLKTRGALSIAVCALLDKHERRQVEVRVDYPGFVLQSGFLVGYGLDYAEKYRNLTGIFELIPE, from the coding sequence ATGAAGCTCATAGAGAGAATATCAAGCAAGGAAATACAGCAGCGTGTTGCTGAAATGGGTGCAGAAATTTCATTAAATTACAAGGATAAACCATTAATAACAGTATGTGTGCTTAAAGGTGCCTTCATATTTTATGCTGATCTTTTGAGGAGCATGACCATTGATCCGGAAATGGACTTTTTGCGTATGTCTTCGTATGGAGATGGCACTCAGAGTTCTGGAAAGGTTCAGTTTTCCAAGGATATGGAACTTTCCGTCCTCAATAAGCATGTACTTATTATAGAAGATATTGTGGATACAGGCCTGTCCATTCACTATCTGTCACAAGTCCTTAAGACGAGGGGGGCACTGTCCATTGCTGTGTGCGCTTTATTGGATAAGCATGAACGTCGTCAGGTGGAGGTCAGGGTTGACTATCCCGGATTTGTTCTGCAAAGTGGATTTCTCGTAGGCTATGGCCTGGATTATGCAGAAAAATATCGAAATCTGACGGGAATATTTGAGTTAATTCCCGAATGA